A window of the Serratia sarumanii genome harbors these coding sequences:
- the zur gene encoding zinc uptake transcriptional repressor Zur, protein MNSTTQEKLLAQAERLCQQRNVRLTPQRLEVLRLMTQQPGAISAYDLLDLLRVAEPQAKPPTVYRALDFLLEQGFIHRVESANSYVLCHHFEQPMHTSALFICDRCGQVTERTTEGVEETLQKLAQEAGFALRHSVVEAHGLCAGCVEVEACDSKHDCAEHDHSIAIKKK, encoded by the coding sequence ATGAACTCAACCACCCAGGAAAAGCTGCTGGCGCAGGCGGAACGCCTCTGCCAGCAACGCAATGTGCGATTGACGCCGCAGCGGCTGGAAGTGCTGCGTCTGATGACTCAGCAACCCGGTGCAATCAGCGCTTATGACCTGCTCGATCTGCTGCGCGTCGCAGAACCGCAGGCCAAGCCGCCGACGGTATACCGCGCGCTGGATTTTCTGCTGGAGCAAGGGTTTATCCATAGAGTGGAATCCGCCAACAGCTACGTGCTGTGCCACCATTTCGAACAGCCGATGCACACGTCCGCACTGTTTATCTGCGACCGCTGCGGCCAGGTGACCGAACGCACCACTGAAGGCGTAGAGGAAACGCTGCAGAAGCTGGCGCAGGAAGCCGGATTTGCGCTGCGCCACAGCGTGGTGGAAGCGCACGGTTTGTGCGCCGGCTGCGTGGAGGTTGAGGCGTGCGACAGCAAGCATGACTGCGCCGAACACGATCACAGCATCGCCATCAAGAAGAAGTAA
- a CDS encoding CsbD family protein, which produces MNKDQADGNWKQLKGKVKEKWGKLTDDDLTVIEGKREQLVGKIQERYGYQKEAAEKEVKAWEEHTKHRW; this is translated from the coding sequence ATGAATAAAGATCAAGCCGACGGTAACTGGAAGCAGCTGAAAGGCAAAGTGAAGGAAAAATGGGGCAAGCTGACCGATGACGATCTGACGGTCATCGAAGGGAAACGCGAACAGCTGGTCGGCAAAATCCAGGAGCGCTACGGTTACCAGAAAGAGGCGGCCGAGAAAGAGGTGAAAGCCTGGGAAGAACACACCAAACACCGCTGGTAA
- the dinF gene encoding MATE family efflux transporter DinF has product MRLISAFTSDTDKALWRLALPMIFSNITVPLLGLVDTAVIGHLDSPIYLGGVAIGAVATSFLFMLLLFLRMSTTGLAAQALGAQNPQALARAFMQPLLLALLAGAAIVLLRYPLIELALRIVGGDGEVLEQARRFLEIRWLSAPAALANLVLLGWLLGVQYVRAPVILLIVGNLLNIVLDIWLVMGLGWNVRGAAAATAIAEYATLLLGLWLAWRVMRLRGITLPMLRQAWRGDLRRLLALNRDIMLRSLLLQLCFASLTIFGARLGSEVVAVNAVLMNLLTFTAYALDGFAYAVEAHSGHAYGARDDSQLRKVWHAACRQAGLVALAFGLAYAVTGQQIVAALTSLPELRALAAHYLPWQVILPLVGVWCYLLDGMFIGATRGAEMRNSMAVAAAGYGLTLFSVPLLGNHGLWLALAVFLTLRGVALGWIWHRHQVRGSWFTAH; this is encoded by the coding sequence ATGCGCTTGATTTCCGCCTTTACCAGCGACACCGATAAAGCTCTGTGGCGCCTGGCCCTGCCGATGATTTTCTCCAATATTACCGTGCCGCTGCTCGGGCTGGTGGACACCGCGGTGATCGGCCACCTCGACAGCCCGATCTATCTGGGGGGCGTCGCGATCGGCGCGGTGGCGACCAGCTTCCTGTTCATGCTGCTGTTGTTCCTGCGCATGAGCACCACCGGCCTGGCGGCGCAGGCGCTGGGGGCACAGAACCCGCAGGCGCTGGCGCGCGCCTTTATGCAACCGCTGCTGTTGGCGCTGCTGGCCGGAGCGGCGATCGTCCTGCTGCGTTATCCGCTGATCGAACTGGCGCTGCGGATCGTCGGTGGCGATGGCGAAGTGCTGGAACAGGCGCGGCGTTTTCTTGAGATCCGCTGGCTCAGCGCCCCGGCGGCGCTGGCCAATCTGGTGCTGCTGGGCTGGCTGCTCGGCGTGCAGTACGTGCGGGCGCCGGTGATCCTGCTGATCGTCGGCAACCTGCTGAATATCGTACTGGATATCTGGCTGGTGATGGGCCTGGGCTGGAACGTGCGAGGGGCGGCGGCGGCCACCGCCATCGCCGAATACGCCACGCTGTTGCTCGGCCTGTGGCTGGCGTGGCGGGTGATGCGCCTGCGCGGTATTACCCTGCCGATGCTGCGCCAGGCTTGGCGCGGCGATCTGCGTCGCCTGCTGGCGCTCAACCGCGACATCATGCTGCGTTCACTGTTGCTGCAACTGTGCTTTGCGTCGCTGACCATTTTCGGCGCTCGCCTGGGGAGCGAGGTGGTGGCGGTCAATGCGGTATTGATGAATCTGCTGACGTTCACCGCCTATGCGCTCGACGGCTTCGCTTATGCGGTGGAGGCCCATTCAGGCCACGCCTACGGCGCCCGGGACGATAGCCAACTGCGTAAGGTGTGGCACGCGGCCTGCAGGCAGGCGGGGCTGGTCGCGTTGGCCTTCGGCCTGGCGTATGCCGTTACCGGCCAGCAGATCGTGGCGGCGTTGACCTCCTTGCCGGAGCTGCGTGCGTTGGCTGCCCATTATTTACCGTGGCAGGTCATTCTGCCGCTGGTCGGGGTGTGGTGCTATTTGCTGGACGGCATGTTTATCGGCGCCACGCGCGGCGCCGAGATGCGTAACAGCATGGCGGTGGCTGCGGCAGGGTATGGTCTGACGCTGTTCAGCGTGCCGCTGCTTGGCAACCACGGGCTTTGGCTGGCGCTGGCGGTGTTTCTGACGTTGCGCGGCGTGGCGTTGGGCTGGATTTGGCACCGCCACCAGGTGCGCGGCAGCTGGTTTACCGCACATTAA
- the lexA gene encoding transcriptional repressor LexA, with translation MKALTTRQQEVYDLIREHISQTGMPPTRAEIAMRLGFRSPNAAEEHLKALARKGVIEIVSGASRGIRLLMEEEEGLPLIGRVAAGEPLLAQQHIEGHYQVDPSLFKPSADFLLRVNGMSMRDIGILDGDLLAVHKTQDVRNGQVVVARIEDEVTVKRLKKHGNVVELLPENNEFQPIVVDLRQQNFTIEGLAVGVIRNGDWI, from the coding sequence ATGAAAGCACTAACTACCAGACAGCAAGAGGTCTACGACCTGATTCGCGAGCACATTTCGCAAACGGGCATGCCGCCAACGCGTGCCGAGATCGCGATGCGTCTGGGGTTCCGTTCGCCTAACGCCGCCGAAGAACACCTGAAGGCGCTGGCACGCAAAGGCGTGATCGAAATCGTCTCCGGTGCTTCGCGCGGTATCCGCCTGCTGATGGAAGAAGAAGAGGGTCTGCCGCTGATCGGCCGCGTCGCCGCCGGCGAGCCGCTGCTGGCGCAGCAGCACATCGAAGGGCACTACCAGGTGGATCCTTCCCTGTTTAAACCGAGCGCCGATTTCCTGCTGCGGGTGAACGGCATGTCGATGCGCGACATCGGCATTCTGGATGGCGATCTGCTGGCGGTGCACAAAACGCAAGACGTGCGCAATGGCCAGGTCGTGGTGGCGCGCATCGAAGACGAAGTGACGGTCAAGCGCCTGAAAAAGCACGGCAACGTGGTTGAACTGCTGCCAGAGAACAACGAATTCCAACCTATCGTGGTCGATCTGCGTCAGCAGAATTTCACTATCGAAGGGCTGGCGGTCGGCGTGATCCGCAACGGCGACTGGATTTAA
- a CDS encoding diacylglycerol kinase, translating to MANQATGLTRIIKAAGYSYKGLSAAWQHEAAFRQELVVTLLAIILAVWLDVGAIARILLIGSVALVMIVEILNSAIEAVVDRIGSEHHELSGRAKDMGSAAVSLAIVLALFVWGTVLWQHFG from the coding sequence ATGGCAAACCAAGCAACCGGACTGACCCGCATCATCAAGGCCGCCGGCTATTCCTATAAAGGGCTTTCCGCCGCCTGGCAGCACGAAGCGGCGTTCCGCCAGGAACTGGTGGTCACCCTCCTGGCTATCATACTGGCTGTCTGGCTGGATGTGGGTGCGATAGCGCGCATTTTATTGATCGGATCGGTAGCGCTGGTGATGATCGTCGAGATCCTGAACAGCGCGATCGAGGCGGTGGTGGATCGCATCGGCAGCGAACATCACGAGCTGTCCGGCCGAGCCAAGGACATGGGATCGGCGGCGGTGTCGCTGGCGATCGTGCTGGCGCTGTTCGTTTGGGGCACGGTCTTATGGCAGCACTTCGGCTGA
- the plsB gene encoding glycerol-3-phosphate 1-O-acyltransferase PlsB, which yields MSGWRKIYYKILNLPLKLLVRSKVIPSDPVTELGLDPSRPILYVLPYNSKADLLTLRTQCLAQDLPDPLNSLEIDGTVLPSYVFIHDGPRVFRYYTPKEESVKLFHDYLDLHRSNPDLDIQMLPVSVMFGRSPGREGHGTPHLRLLNGVQKFFAVLWLGRDSFVRFSNTVSLRRMATEHGTDKTIAQKLARVARMHFSRQRLAAVGPSLPARQDLFNKLLASKAIEKAVEDEARSKKISHEKAQQNAIALMEEIAADFSYETVRLSDRVLSWTWNRLYQGINVTNAERVRQLAQDGHEIVYVPCHRSHMDYLLLSYVLYHQGLVPPHIAAGINLNFWPAGPIFRRLGAFFIRRTFKGNKLYSTVFREYLGELFTRGYSVEYFVEGGRSRTGRLLEPKTGTLSMTIQAMLRGGTRPITLVPIYIGYEHVMEVGTYAKELRGATKEKESLPQMLRGLRKLRNLGQGYVNFGEPLPLTAYLNQNVPQWRESIDPIEAQRPSWLTPTVNDLAGQIMVRINNAAAANAMNLCSTALLASRQRSLTREQLIEQLECYLQLMRNAPYARDVTVPTQTPDELLDHALNMNKFEVEKDSIGDIIILPREQAVLMTYYRNNIHHLLVLPSLIASIVMHHRRVSRAELLRQIGMIYPMLKAELFLHNDKEQLPEVLRPVIDELIRQQLICDKGDELVLNPARIRPLQLLAAGVRETLQRYAITMSILSANPSINRGALEKESRIMAQRLSVLHGINAPEFFDKAVFSTLVATLREEGYINDSGDAIREHTLEVYNMLSDLITPEIKLTIESVNMPEETNALPQSDAEEEKDE from the coding sequence ATGTCAGGTTGGCGTAAAATTTATTATAAAATATTGAATTTACCACTTAAATTGTTGGTAAGAAGTAAGGTCATCCCTTCAGATCCGGTTACCGAGCTAGGGTTGGATCCCTCACGGCCGATTTTGTATGTTTTACCTTACAATTCCAAGGCGGATTTGCTGACGCTGCGCACCCAGTGCCTGGCGCAGGATCTGCCCGATCCGCTCAACTCGCTGGAGATCGACGGCACCGTGCTGCCGAGCTACGTGTTCATTCACGACGGCCCGCGCGTGTTCCGCTATTACACCCCGAAAGAAGAGTCGGTAAAGCTGTTCCACGACTATCTGGATCTGCATCGCAGCAATCCGGATCTCGACATTCAGATGCTGCCGGTTTCGGTGATGTTCGGCCGCTCGCCGGGCCGCGAAGGCCACGGTACGCCGCACCTGCGTCTGTTGAACGGCGTGCAGAAATTCTTCGCCGTGCTGTGGCTCGGCCGCGACAGCTTCGTGCGTTTCTCCAACACCGTTTCGCTGCGCCGCATGGCCACCGAACACGGAACGGATAAAACCATCGCGCAGAAACTGGCGCGCGTGGCGCGCATGCACTTCTCGCGTCAGCGCCTGGCCGCAGTGGGCCCGAGCCTGCCGGCCCGTCAGGATCTGTTTAACAAGCTGTTGGCGTCCAAAGCGATCGAAAAAGCGGTCGAGGACGAAGCGCGCAGCAAGAAGATCTCACACGAGAAGGCCCAGCAAAACGCCATCGCGCTGATGGAAGAGATCGCCGCCGATTTCTCCTACGAAACCGTGCGCCTGTCCGACCGCGTGCTGAGCTGGACCTGGAACCGGCTGTATCAAGGCATCAACGTCACCAACGCCGAGCGCGTGCGCCAGCTGGCGCAGGACGGCCACGAGATCGTCTACGTGCCCTGCCACCGCAGCCACATGGACTATCTGCTGCTGTCCTACGTGCTGTATCACCAGGGCCTGGTGCCGCCGCACATCGCCGCCGGCATCAACCTCAACTTCTGGCCGGCCGGCCCGATCTTCCGTCGCCTGGGCGCGTTCTTCATCCGCCGCACCTTCAAGGGCAACAAGCTGTACTCGACGGTGTTCCGCGAATACCTCGGCGAGCTGTTCACCCGCGGTTACTCGGTGGAATACTTCGTGGAAGGCGGCCGTTCCCGCACCGGGCGCCTGCTGGAGCCGAAGACCGGCACCCTGTCGATGACCATCCAGGCGATGCTGCGCGGCGGCACCCGTCCGATCACGCTGGTGCCGATTTACATCGGTTACGAGCACGTGATGGAAGTGGGTACCTATGCCAAAGAGCTGCGCGGCGCCACCAAGGAAAAAGAGAGCCTGCCGCAGATGCTGCGCGGCCTGCGCAAGCTGCGCAACCTGGGCCAGGGTTACGTCAACTTCGGCGAACCGCTGCCATTGACGGCTTACCTCAACCAGAACGTGCCGCAGTGGCGCGAGTCGATCGATCCGATCGAAGCCCAGCGCCCAAGCTGGCTGACGCCGACGGTCAACGATCTGGCCGGCCAGATCATGGTGCGCATCAACAACGCCGCCGCGGCCAACGCCATGAACCTGTGTTCCACCGCGCTGCTGGCCTCGCGTCAGCGTTCGCTGACCCGCGAGCAGCTGATCGAACAGCTCGAGTGCTACCTGCAGCTGATGCGCAACGCGCCTTACGCGCGTGACGTCACCGTGCCGACGCAAACGCCGGACGAGCTGCTGGATCACGCGCTGAACATGAACAAGTTCGAGGTGGAGAAGGACAGCATCGGCGACATCATCATCCTGCCGCGCGAGCAGGCGGTGCTGATGACCTATTACCGCAACAACATCCACCACCTGCTGGTGCTGCCGTCGCTGATCGCCAGCATCGTGATGCATCACCGCCGGGTATCGCGCGCCGAGCTGCTGCGCCAAATCGGCATGATCTATCCGATGCTGAAAGCCGAGCTGTTCCTGCATAACGACAAGGAACAGCTGCCGGAGGTGCTGCGGCCGGTGATCGACGAGCTGATCCGTCAACAGCTGATCTGCGACAAAGGCGACGAGCTGGTGCTGAACCCGGCGCGCATTCGCCCGCTGCAGCTGCTGGCCGCCGGGGTGCGCGAAACCCTGCAACGCTACGCCATCACCATGTCGATCCTCAGCGCCAACCCGAGCATCAACCGCGGCGCGCTGGAGAAAGAGAGCCGCATCATGGCGCAGCGTCTGTCGGTGCTGCACGGCATCAACGCGCCGGAATTCTTCGACAAGGCGGTGTTCTCCACCCTGGTGGCAACGCTGCGCGAAGAAGGCTATATCAACGACAGCGGCGATGCGATCCGCGAGCACACCCTCGAGGTATACAACATGCTGAGCGATCTGATCACGCCGGAGATCAAGCTGACCATCGAAAGCGTCAACATGCCGGAAGAGACCAACGCCCTGCCGCAATCCGATGCGGAAGAAGAGAAAGACGAGTGA
- the ubiA gene encoding 4-hydroxybenzoate octaprenyltransferase, giving the protein MEGSVTQSKWRAYSHLMRIDKPIGTLLLLWPTLWALWLAGKGVPPLSILLVFVLGVFLMRAAGCVVNDYADRAVDGYVKRTAGRPMPSGRVSAKEAKVLFVVLVLISFCLVLTLNAMTIWLSLAALALAWAYPFMKRVTNLPQFVLGAAFGWGIPMGYAAVSESLPLSCWLLLLANICWTVAYDTLYAMVDRDDDLKIGIKSTAILFGRYDKLIVGLLQFATLLLLVWVGYLAQLGGAFYWSLLLAGALFIHQQKQIAGREREACFKAFLQNNYVGLVVFIGIALSYLPT; this is encoded by the coding sequence TTGGAGGGAAGCGTGACTCAAAGTAAATGGCGGGCTTACAGCCATTTGATGCGCATTGATAAACCGATCGGCACGCTGTTGCTGCTGTGGCCGACGCTGTGGGCGCTGTGGCTGGCCGGGAAAGGCGTGCCGCCGCTGTCGATTTTGCTGGTGTTCGTGCTCGGCGTGTTCCTGATGCGCGCCGCCGGTTGCGTGGTGAATGATTACGCCGATCGCGCGGTGGACGGCTACGTGAAACGCACCGCCGGGCGGCCGATGCCGAGCGGCCGGGTGAGCGCGAAAGAGGCCAAGGTGCTGTTCGTGGTGCTGGTGCTGATTTCGTTCTGCCTGGTGTTGACGCTCAATGCGATGACCATTTGGCTGTCGCTGGCGGCGCTGGCGCTGGCCTGGGCGTACCCGTTCATGAAGCGGGTGACCAACCTGCCGCAGTTCGTGCTGGGCGCCGCGTTCGGCTGGGGCATTCCGATGGGCTATGCGGCGGTCAGCGAATCGCTGCCGCTCAGCTGCTGGCTGCTGCTGCTGGCCAACATCTGCTGGACGGTGGCCTACGATACGCTGTATGCGATGGTCGACCGCGACGATGACCTGAAGATCGGCATCAAATCCACCGCTATCCTGTTCGGCCGTTATGACAAGCTGATCGTCGGGCTGCTGCAGTTCGCGACGCTGCTGCTGCTGGTGTGGGTCGGTTATCTGGCGCAGCTCGGCGGGGCGTTTTACTGGTCACTGCTGCTGGCGGGCGCGCTGTTCATTCACCAGCAGAAACAGATCGCCGGCCGCGAGCGCGAGGCCTGCTTCAAGGCCTTCCTGCAGAACAACTATGTGGGGCTGGTGGTGTTCATCGGCATCGCGCTGAGCTATCTGCCGACGTAA
- the ubiC gene encoding chorismate lyase has translation MSGIRDSILPPLEWLSEQDPPAPAAVSDWLMELGSMTRRFERHCAQVRVEPQRECFVTREALGDEAKHLPDSPRYWLREVVLLGDDQPWLLGRTVIPENTLTGPDQALVDLGTLPLGRYLFSSGELTRDYIHIGRQDALWARRSRLRLAGKPLLLTELFLPASPLYSAVPA, from the coding sequence ATGTCTGGCATCAGGGATTCCATCCTGCCGCCGCTGGAGTGGTTGTCCGAACAGGATCCTCCGGCGCCCGCCGCCGTCAGCGACTGGCTGATGGAGTTAGGCTCCATGACCCGCCGATTTGAACGCCATTGCGCCCAGGTGCGCGTCGAACCGCAGCGCGAATGCTTCGTCACGCGCGAGGCGCTGGGCGACGAGGCGAAGCACCTGCCCGACAGCCCGCGCTACTGGCTGCGCGAAGTGGTGCTGCTGGGCGACGACCAGCCCTGGCTGCTAGGGCGCACGGTGATCCCGGAAAATACGCTGACCGGCCCCGACCAGGCGCTGGTGGATCTGGGCACGCTGCCGCTGGGGCGCTACCTGTTCAGCAGCGGCGAGCTGACCCGCGACTATATTCATATCGGCCGGCAGGACGCGCTGTGGGCGCGCCGTTCACGGCTGCGGCTGGCGGGCAAACCGCTGTTGCTGACCGAACTGTTTTTACCGGCTTCGCCGCTGTATTCAGCGGTTCCTGCATAA